GGTGTAAGCTCCCATTATGTGGTTGGTCGGGATGGAAAAGTAGTGCAGATGGTCAATGACCTCTATCGTGCGCATCATGCAGGGTTGGGGAAATGGGGCAATGATACGGACCTCAATTCTTCTTCTATTGGCATTGAGCTGGACAATAATGGGACCACTGACCCTTGGACTGATGCACAGATAAATGCCTTGACGCAGTTGCTAGCTTATTTAAAAACGACTTATAGAATTCCGCAGGCAAATTTTATTGGACATATGGATCTGGCACCAACTCGAAAAAACGATCCATCACGTTTTCCTTGGAAAAAACTGGCTGATCAAGGATTCGGTTTTTGGTATGAGGACTATTTAGAAACGCCTCCAGCAGACTTTAACCCGAAAATGGCATTACGTATTATCGGATACGATGTGAGTAATCTCGATGCGGCAATAAAAGCATTTAAGATTCACTACATTCAGCAGGACGTAAATACAGCGTTCATGGGAGAGAATGACCTTAAGATCCTTTATTCCATCTATAAAAAATTCTTATAGCGCTTTGCTAAACGAAAGAAAAAAGATCCTGCTTTTTGAAAGGCAGGATCTTTTTTTGTAAGGTATACGATTGTTATAATTTGTTTTTATATATACTGAAGTAGGTATCAAAAGCACGTTCAATGATGAGTTTGAACCAGGGTGTAAACTGCTCGGGTGCTTGTTGTATTGCATCTTGAATTTCCTGTTGATTCAAGTATTTTGTTGCGGCAACTTCTTCTTCGTTAATTTGTGGAGTTCCATTAAATTTTCCGAATAAGACATAATCGAATTCATGCTCCGTAAGTCCGTTGTCAAATTGAGCCTTATAAAGGAACGAGAAGGTATCTTGAAGATCGACTGCTGCAATGCCTAGTTCTTCCATTAAACGCCTTTTGGAGGCCTCTACGTTACTTTCACCCAGTCGCTGATGAGAGCAGCAGCTATTGGTCCAAAGTCCGCCACAGTGGTATTTACCTAATGCTCTTTGTTGCAGCAGCAATTCATCTTGATCATTGAACAAAAATACGCTAAAAGCACGGTGCAATAGCCCTTTTTCATGGGCTTCATATTTCTCCATGCTACCAATCATATTGTCATTGCTGTCGACCAGGATTACATTTTCTTGCGTCATAAGGCATAAAAATAAAGATAGCCCAATTTAAGAAAATTGGGCTAGATAATGAATTTAAATTTTGTAGACGATTTGCTTATACGGTTTTTACAAATTTCTCGTCGTAATTTTCAATATCGATGATATAGCCGTTTTTAATTAAGAATTCAAACAAAGGTTTGGCTTCTTCAGAAACGGGCATATTGTGCGTCGTAATAATCTTATTTTCTTTTTTCAAGAGATAAGGATATGCATAGAGTTTCACATTTTTGTTGAACATTCCCGAGATATAGGAAAGGAGTTCATTTGTGTATAGCTCTTTATTATAATTATCTGAATTAAAAATGTTCTTTAAATTGTAAACGTTGGTTGCAATTCCAATGTTTTTGGGCTTAAAGTTGCTTATAAACTCTGCTAAATGATTATTTCTTCTAAAGTTGCTGACGATAATATTATTGCCTGTCGCACATAGTTCGTCAGCTCTAGAAGCAAATTCTTGAAGGTCTTCATCTGTAATTTCATGCGTATCTTCCAAGACATTTCCCATCAGGACCTCAATTAATACAATGGTGTCTGCGTCAGTTGCACCCGTATTTTTTTTGAACTGTTCAACGGCAAGATTGAATAAGTCAAAGTTTGGAAGGGATTTCTGACGGTATTTGGTACGAAGTAAAATAATGTTCTTCTTGTACAGATAATCTTTAATTTGTACCGCTTTGCCATCAGGCTGGAATATTGCGGCTTTAGCAAATCCTTTTGCGATCAGGTATAAGTTGATGAGACGTTGGTTGACGTTTTCAAACAGCGGTCCGTTTAATTTAACCAGGTCAATCTCAACGGAACCAACAGAAAGGTTGTCGACCAATGATTCGATCATGGTCTGCACATTGTCTGTATAATAATAAGCTGCAAATAACAGGTTAACACCAATGATACCTAAAACTTTTTGTTGTAATTGGTTGTCGCTGTCTAGCAGTCTTACATGGACAATAATATCATTTGTAGGGCCTCCCACTTCATGCTGGAAGCGAAGTCCGATCCAGCCATGAGGTTCATTTGTCTTCGTGAAATTGAGCGTTGTTACGGTATCTGCAAAGGCAAAGAATTTTTTGTTGCAGTATTTATCGCCATGAAGCCGTTGGGTAAGAAGATCGAATTCATGGGAGAGCATTTTCTTTAAACGTGTTCTGCTGACGTAACGACCATCAGCCTCTTCACCATAAATCGCATCACTGAAAGCCATGTCGTAAGCCGACATTGTTTTAGCAATTGTGCCTGATGCTGCTCCTGCGTTGAAAAAGTTACGTGCGACTTCCTGTCCAGCACCGATTTCTGCAAAGGTTCCATAAATCTCTGGGTTTAGATTTATTTTCAGGGCCTTTCGTTTGGTTTCAAAAATTTCTCTTGCCATAACGCAAAGGTACAAAAATCAGCATGCTAGTGAAAATTAAAAGTATGAATGAAAAAAACAGAATAAAATTAGGCTTGTTTTATAACAAGCCTAATTTATTGAAAGCATAGAATAGCGCACTCGCATGGAGTGCCTGATTGAATTCGTTGTCCAGTAGCATCCTTTTTGCTTCTTCAAGCGGTATACGATAGACATCGATTTCTTCATGTTCATCTAACGCCTGTTCCTGAACTTTTTTGCCTCCTGTCATCAGATAGGTATAGGTAATATTGCCACTTGTCGCCGGATTGGCATAAAGAGTGGCGATCTCTTCAATCTGATCAAATTGATAACCTGTTTCTTCAAGCATTTCACGTACAGCAGCATTTTTAGGATCTTCTCCGGGTTCTGTTGTCCCTGCGGGAATCTCCAATGCAATAATGCCGGCTCCATGACGGTATTGCTTGATAACCAAAAGCTCGTTCTGCTCAGTAATTCCGATCATATTTACCCAATCGGGATACTCCAGTACGTAATAATGATCATTGATCCGTCCATCCGGAAGCTCACAAGTATCTCTGCGCAGCGTGGCCCAAGGCTCTTTACAGATATATGCAGAGGATAATAGTTTCCATTTTTCCATTAGCCTACGATATCTTTCATCATACGGTCAACCTTCTCTTCCAAAACAGTTTGCACATTGATATAATCTGCCGTATCCGTTAAGTTTTCTTTTACAGAACAGTAAAATTTAATCTTGGGTTCTGTTCCTGAGGGTCTGGCAGAGATCACATCGCCATCTACTGTTATAAATTGTAATACATCAGACTTTGGTAACGAGATTGCTCTTCGCTCCCCTGTACTCATATCTGTGGTTTGGGAAAGTTGGTAGTCCCGGATTTCTTTGACTTTTATTCCTCCCAGTGTCGTTGGTAGATTGTGACGTAGGCCATTCATCATGGCCTGAATTTCTTCGGCACCAGCTTTCCCCTTTTTTGTTAGGGAAATGAGCTTTTCTTGATAACAGCCAAATTCTTTGTAAATATCTAATAGGACTTCGTAAACTGTTTTTCCTTTTGTTTTGAAATAGGCGGTCATTTCGGCTAGGAAAGCACAGGAGTTCGGCGCATCTTTGTCCCGCACGAGATCACCTACTAAGAAACCATAACTTTCTTCTCCGCCCACAAGATATTGTGCTGAATCACCTAAATTGGTAATCAATTCACCGATATATTTGAAGCCAGTAAGGGTTTCATAGTGTTTTACACCATAGTGATCTGCGATATCGGCTTGTAAATTGCTGGTGACGATGGTTTTTACGATATATGGATTCGATCCGAGTTGTTTTAGTTCACTTTTTGTACTGAGGACGTAGTATACCAATAAACTGCCGATCTGATTCCCATTGAGCAGTTGGAACTCGCCATTATTATTTTTTACGGCAATACCTACACGATCGGCATCAGGGTCTGTTGCCAATACAAGATCAGCGTCAATTTCTTCTCCTTTTTTCTTTGCTAAGGCCATCGCATCTTCCTCTTCGGGGTTTGGATAGATTACCGTTGGAAAGTTGCCATCAGGTGTAGCTTGTTCAGCAACGACTGAAACATTTTCAAATCCCCAGGCCTCCAGCATTTTAGGGACAATAGTAATTCCAGTTCCATGTATCGGCGAAAAAACAATTTTCAAGTTTTTTTGAGCGAGTACCGCTTCAGGGTGAATACTTAATTTTTTATTGGCGTCAATATAGAGCTGATCAATTTCATCGCCGACGGGAATGATATTGTGTGTGTTCCCTTCAAATTTAATGTCGTTCACAGCATTGATTGCGTTTACTTCATCGATTACATTTTTATCATGTGGGGCCGTCAGCTGGCATCCATCATTCCAATAAGCCTTATAACCATTGTATTCCTTTGGGTTGTGTGAAGCCGTTAGCATAACACCACTTTGACAGCCGAAATGGCGGATGGCGAACGACAGCATTGGGGTCGGGCGCAATGCCGTGAATAGGTGTACCTTGATGCCGTTGGCCGCAAACACGTTGGCAACCAGCTGGCCAAAAGCCTGCGAATTGTTGCGGCTGTCATACGATACCGCTACTTTAATCTCCTGATCTGGGAACTGTTTCTTTAGATAGTTGGCTAATCCTTGTGTTGCTTTGCCGATCGTATACTTATTCATGCGATTGGAGCCTACACCCATAATGCCTCTTAAACCTCCGGTTCCAAATTCGAGATCCTTGTAAAAAGAATCCGTAAGTTCCGTCTCCTCATTATTGTCGATTAAATCCTGAACTGCTTTTCGCGTTCCTTCATCATAACTTGGGGTTAACCAATCTTCGATTTTCTTTTGTATGTCCTTATCTAAATTTTTCATTATCGTTAAGTTTGGTTAAAATTTACAAAATACTATGCGTCACATCCGGCATAAGCGCGGTCTATGACTGTAATATACCATTTTTCTCCCTCTTTTGTCACATGAAAAACAAAGGGTTCCTCATGCTCATTGGAGGTCATAATGGCTCTATAACTTCTGGATTCTATATTTCTTAGTCGCTGTAATTCAGTATTACTAATTTTGGCATCAAGAATTTCATTCATGAACTTTGCCGTTTGCGATAGTTCATTGGGGCGGGATTTTTTATCATAATAGAATCCGGATTTATCCCACTTCATCGTACCACAATCAAAAATAGGTAGTTTTCCGGACTTCAAAGGGCCCTTGTACGTTAACTTTTCATAAGAATGATACTCTGGCACAGGTTTAGAAAAATTAAAACTGTTTTGGTGTACATAAGAATCAAGTGCGCCTGGACGGTAGATCATATAAATTCCCAGTTTGGGATGTATGTAGGTATTTATTGTTTTACCGTCCTGTTCTGAATAGGCCTTGGCAAGTTTCTCCAATACTTCCTCCAGTGTTTCGGAGTTCTCTTTCTTTACGTCCTTTTCAATCGTGTCACGTTTTTGTAGGGTATCCACAGGAATTGAATCCTGTACAATTTTTACAGCCTTATCTTCTTTTTTACTATTTCTGCAGGAGATCATGCTTGTAGTGAGACAAATAAGAATAAAGAAAAAGAGATTTCTCATGATGATTTTGTTTAATATTACTTCTTTGAAGTCAAGTTTTCAATGATTGACTTTAAAATAGAGCGCGTTGACGGAAGCCACCATTGTTCGAGGATGCGCTGGATTGTCTCTTCTCTATTCTCGCGCAATTTAAGGATTATTTCCTTTCGGAAGTTCAATTTGGATGTCTGCCAGGTCTTTTGGTTGAACTGCGTGATCTGTTTTATTTTTTTTGTTGCGGTATTGAAGAGGATAT
The Sphingobacterium multivorum genome window above contains:
- a CDS encoding N-acetylmuramoyl-L-alanine amidase; amino-acid sequence: MKILKFSINLCVATALLVSCAGGKYAKTEKVYKKQAKEFSKLYKQSPVTGQLEKANVKDQQWIASINFGIRKPNFVVIHHTAQDSLGQTIRTFHSAKAGVSSHYVVGRDGKVVQMVNDLYRAHHAGLGKWGNDTDLNSSSIGIELDNNGTTDPWTDAQINALTQLLAYLKTTYRIPQANFIGHMDLAPTRKNDPSRFPWKKLADQGFGFWYEDYLETPPADFNPKMALRIIGYDVSNLDAAIKAFKIHYIQQDVNTAFMGENDLKILYSIYKKFL
- the idi gene encoding isopentenyl-diphosphate Delta-isomerase, whose product is MTQENVILVDSNDNMIGSMEKYEAHEKGLLHRAFSVFLFNDQDELLLQQRALGKYHCGGLWTNSCCSHQRLGESNVEASKRRLMEELGIAAVDLQDTFSFLYKAQFDNGLTEHEFDYVLFGKFNGTPQINEEEVAATKYLNQQEIQDAIQQAPEQFTPWFKLIIERAFDTYFSIYKNKL
- a CDS encoding nicotinamide mononucleotide adenylyltransferase, translated to MAREIFETKRKALKINLNPEIYGTFAEIGAGQEVARNFFNAGAASGTIAKTMSAYDMAFSDAIYGEEADGRYVSRTRLKKMLSHEFDLLTQRLHGDKYCNKKFFAFADTVTTLNFTKTNEPHGWIGLRFQHEVGGPTNDIIVHVRLLDSDNQLQQKVLGIIGVNLLFAAYYYTDNVQTMIESLVDNLSVGSVEIDLVKLNGPLFENVNQRLINLYLIAKGFAKAAIFQPDGKAVQIKDYLYKKNIILLRTKYRQKSLPNFDLFNLAVEQFKKNTGATDADTIVLIEVLMGNVLEDTHEITDEDLQEFASRADELCATGNNIIVSNFRRNNHLAEFISNFKPKNIGIATNVYNLKNIFNSDNYNKELYTNELLSYISGMFNKNVKLYAYPYLLKKENKIITTHNMPVSEEAKPLFEFLIKNGYIIDIENYDEKFVKTV
- a CDS encoding NUDIX hydrolase, whose protein sequence is MEKWKLLSSAYICKEPWATLRRDTCELPDGRINDHYYVLEYPDWVNMIGITEQNELLVIKQYRHGAGIIALEIPAGTTEPGEDPKNAAVREMLEETGYQFDQIEEIATLYANPATSGNITYTYLMTGGKKVQEQALDEHEEIDVYRIPLEEAKRMLLDNEFNQALHASALFYAFNKLGLL
- a CDS encoding phospho-sugar mutase; translated protein: MKNLDKDIQKKIEDWLTPSYDEGTRKAVQDLIDNNEETELTDSFYKDLEFGTGGLRGIMGVGSNRMNKYTIGKATQGLANYLKKQFPDQEIKVAVSYDSRNNSQAFGQLVANVFAANGIKVHLFTALRPTPMLSFAIRHFGCQSGVMLTASHNPKEYNGYKAYWNDGCQLTAPHDKNVIDEVNAINAVNDIKFEGNTHNIIPVGDEIDQLYIDANKKLSIHPEAVLAQKNLKIVFSPIHGTGITIVPKMLEAWGFENVSVVAEQATPDGNFPTVIYPNPEEEDAMALAKKKGEEIDADLVLATDPDADRVGIAVKNNNGEFQLLNGNQIGSLLVYYVLSTKSELKQLGSNPYIVKTIVTSNLQADIADHYGVKHYETLTGFKYIGELITNLGDSAQYLVGGEESYGFLVGDLVRDKDAPNSCAFLAEMTAYFKTKGKTVYEVLLDIYKEFGCYQEKLISLTKKGKAGAEEIQAMMNGLRHNLPTTLGGIKVKEIRDYQLSQTTDMSTGERRAISLPKSDVLQFITVDGDVISARPSGTEPKIKFYCSVKENLTDTADYINVQTVLEEKVDRMMKDIVG